Sequence from the uncultured Flavobacterium sp. genome:
CAAAATAACGGCTTGGACAACAGAAGATTCTGTATTGATTAATTGCAATAATGGCAATCCGAAAGCGGCAGTTTTACCGGTTCCGGTTTTGGCTAAACCTACAACATCATGACTTTCAGATAAAAGTAACGGAATTGTTTTTTGCTGAATTTCTGTTGGTTCAACAATATTCAATTCGCTTAATGCTTTTAAAATTGGTGCTGAAATTCCTAATGATGAGAATTGTTTAGACATCTTTTATTTTTGTTTATTTTGTTTTTATTTGTTTCAAGTTTCAGGTTGCTTTGAAAACTTAAAAATGAGTTTCTAGTAATTTGCAAAGGAGAAATCGCAATAGAATAAATTACTCTAAAATGCTATTTCTCCTTTATAAGAACATAATTTTGTCTAGATTCCAAAAAAAACTTGAAACCTTAAACCTGAAACAACTTTCTATTCGTCCGGTTCGTTCATGATTTTTTCACGATACTTTTTACCAATTAACAAAACTAGTTTTAGTTTGTAATCGTCAACCAGCCATTCGCGGTAGTTTTTACTACATTGGCTCAAACATTTTGCATAACGTTTGATACGGCATTCGATATCGTCATCAAGCTCTTTTCCTAATGATTTTGCTTCTTGTAATGTTTCTGTATTGTCGACACACATTGCTGCATGTTGCTCTAATGATTTGTCTAATACAACTTTAGAACGTAAATTTTGTTTGATGATTAATTTATGTTCTTCATCAACATCAAAAGTTACATCGGCAGTTTTGCTGAATTTAGCTCTTAATTCCGGCGGCATGCTGTATTTAAAATACAATTCAATTTCGGTATCATCACGTAAGTTCTCCAAATAAAACTCAGGTGATTTAAAAATGTGCTGCCAGTTTACAGGCTCGCTCCACAGACCAAAACGTGCTGCATTATTTCCTAAATCGATTACTGTAAACTCGTCTTTACCAGGTAATTTACGAGATCCACGACCAATCATTTGGTAGTATAAAGTTAACGATTTTGTTGCTCTGTTCAGGATAATTGTTTCAACTGTAGGTTCGTCAAAACCAGTTGTTAAGATTCCTACCGAAGTTAAAATTGCATCCGGAGTCTTTTTAAACCATTGTAAGATGTCTTTACGCTCTTCAGAACTACTTGTATTGTCAAGGTGTCTGATGTCGTAACCGGCTTCTCTAAACGTTTCATATACATATAATGAAGTATGAATACCGTTGTTGAAAATCAACGTTTTCTTACCCAACGAACGTTCTGTATACGCATGCAAAAGTTTTTCCTGCATGATAGTATTCGTATATAAATCATCTGATGATTTTACGGTATAATCTCCGTTGATACCAACTTTTAGCGATGTCAATCCCACATCATAACTATAAGTTGTAGCGCGAGCAAGGAAACCTTTGTCAATCAATGAACTAATGGTGTCTCCCACAATAAGTTCATCGTAACTCTGGTGCATTGGTAATTTTATATTCGAACTCAAAGGTGTTGCAGTTACTCCAAGAATAAAAGCGTTTTTGAATGAGTTTAATAATTTTCTGAATGAATTGTAATGTGCCTCATCAATAATAACCAAACCAATGTTGTCAAGATGTAATTTCTCGTCGTTGATACGGTTTTTCAAAGTTTCTACCATCGCCACAAAACATGAAAAATCGTTTTGATCCGGTAATTCCTTTACTTTACTATTGATAATTTTATTAGAAACGCCAAACCCTTTCAACATTTTTGAGGTTTGTTTACAAAGCTCGATACGGTGCGTTAAAACAACCACTTTTTTATCATTATTAGCTAAATAACGACGCACGATTTCGGAAAAAATCACTGTTTTTCCGCCACCTGTAGGCAATTGGTATAATAAATGATGTTTCGAAGGAGCATTGTCTAAACGTTCAAAAATGGCGTCAATATCGCCTTTTTGGTATGCATAAAGTTCTTTTTTCTCTTCTCTTTCTATTTCTAAAGTGTTTTGAGACATTGTTTATTTTTGGATTTTTGCAAAAATACACCTAAAAAACAGTTATTCATCTTATTTTAACCTAAAATAAATGTTTTTTTTAAATAAGATTTTTTATGAGAAGTACTTTTTTTAGTCGATTTTGTCTAAAATTGCTTCAAAATCGTACTTATTTTTCCATTTTTGTTGAATAGTTTCTTGTTCGACTGCGATAATTCGTTCTCTGAAATCAGATAAAATTCCGTTTGAAATAGAAAAATTTACAGCTTGTTCAAATGAGTTAAACATACTTTTGTAAAATAATTCCTGCTTTACAAAATTTTGCGACGAATAAGTTTGCGCAATTTCGATGTTATAAAGCATAATATCAGCAATTACAAAAGGATCAACGCCCAATAAAATGAAATGTTTAATGTATTTCTGTGCCACAGAACGACGCATTTTGGCTTTCGGACGTCGTTTTGAATTGGGCTTTTTAATTGGAAAATATTCCTGCGAGATTTTGACTTTGCATTCCTGCAGTAATTTGTCTTCTTTTGGGTTGAAAACAAAATCATAATAGACTTTTACAGGACTAAACTTTTCATACAACTCAATTATTTGTTCTTCGAGTTGTTCTTTGCTCAATTCACCCAAATATTTTTTTAAATCGCGTTTACTCATTATCAAAGTTTAAGATTACAAAAGTAAATTACTTTCCTGATTCATGTCGCAAAAACCAACGATAATACTTAATTTTGCTTCAATAAACTCAAAAAATATATACATGCTCAAGATTTTCAAAGTTACTGCAATTTTAGAGGGAATCTCTTATTTAGTGTTATTTACCAATATGCTTTTCATTAAAACCAACAATCCTGAACTTTACCATACCTTATTACGTCCGTTAGGAATGGCGCACGGCGTATTATTTATAGGATATGTTTTGTTGGCATTTTTACTTAGAAAACCTCAAAACTGGGATTTAAAAACTTTCGCAATTATTCAAATAGCTTCTCTTATTCCTTTTGGAACTTTTTATATCGAGAAAAAATATTTAGAAAATAATGCCTAATCTTTTGAATAAAATATTCAACTTTTTATACCCTCTTTTTAGAGACTGGGGAATGAGCCGTAATTTTGCGTCTTATGTTAGCCTTGTCTTTAATATTGCCATAATGGTCGTTTTGGCTTATGCCATTTATTATATGGCAAAATTTGTTTTGGTAACCTTAACGGCAATTTTTGCACAAAAGACCAAAACAAAATTTGACGATTATTTAATTCACAATAAAACCACAAAATACACCGCGTATTTAATTCCGTTTTTCTTTATTTATAAAGCAGTTCCAATTATTCTGGACAAATATGAATATTGGGAAACGCTTTTTGGAAAAATCGTTGGTATTTATATCGTTCTCATCAGTTTATGGATTATCAGAACGATTTTTAATGCTTTACGAGATTATCTAAAGCAGAAACCGGAATACAGCGATAAGCCTATCGACAGTTTCGTTCAGGTTATTATGATTGTGCTTTGGATTTTTGGTGTTGCCATGATTATTTCGACTTTATTCGGAATCAAACAAGGTGAATTATTGACGATTTTAGGAACACTTTCGGCAATTATTATCTTGATATTCAGAGATACTATTTTAGGATTTGTATCAAGCGTTCAGGTTGCGATAAACGATATGGTTCGTATTGGTGACTGGATTACGATGGATAAATTTGGTGCTGATGGTGACGTAATCGAAATTAATCTGACAACGGTTAAAGTTCGAAATTTCGACAACACGATTACTACAATTCCAACTTATGCTTTAAGTTCAGACTCGTTCCAAAACTGGCGCGGAATGCAAAAATCTGCCGGAAGACGTATTAAAAGACACGTTTTGATCAAAAGCAGCAGTATTCGTTTCTTAACGGATGAAGATTTGGATCAGATGAAAAAAGTACAACTTCTAAGTAATTATATCGAAACCAGACAATCAGAAATTGTAAAATACAATGATATTCGTGGCGTAGACAAAACTTTGGCGCTTAATGGCCGAAATATGACTAATCTGGGATTATTTAGAAAATATATCATTCAATATTTAATCACACATCCGGGTTTAAATAAAGAAATGCATATGATGTGTCGTCAGTTACAATCGACTGCGCACGGAGTTCCGTTAGAAATTTATGCTTTTTCAAGTGATAAACGCTGGGCAAATTACGAATATATTATGGCCGATATTTTTGATCACGTTATGGCTTCTGTAGAATATTTTGACCTTGAAATCTTCGAATTACCATCGAAAATTGGGCATTTAGATTAGGAATTTTGTTTCAGGTTTTCTTTGTTTCAAGTTTAAAAAATGTTCTTAACCGCAAAGTTCGCAAAGTTTTACGCTATGAACGCAAAGTATTGCCTTGCGCTCTTTGCGAATAAAAACTTTGCGAACTTTGCGGTTAAATTATGCTCAAAGTCAAGCAACCTGAAACCTGAAACAAAGAAAACCTGAAACTATTTTTTAACTTCCTCAAAAACAAACTCAGCTTTATTATATTCTATCGGTTGATCCGGCATAAAAAGCGGAAGATTAAAATAAGTTCCAATTACTCCTTTTCCCAGAAAAAGTTTGTTTTCTTTTTTCAAGATTGCAATCGGAGTTCTTTTCCAGCTTCCTCCATTCGATATATAATGAAAATCACCTCGTAGCGTATCGCCTTTTATATCTCCCCTAACATCTCCGGAATCTTTACCGGTTTTATAATACGAGATTTCATAACGTCCGTAAAAGCGTTTGTCGTTTATATTCAGGTTCAAAATAGCGGTATCTTTATTATGTATAGCGCGATACATAACCTGATTATATTGACTTTTATCTTCCTTATTATTGCAGGAAATCAGAAACATAATCGACAAAGAAACCAGTATAATTTTTTTAGTCATTTTTGAGAAGGATTTTTAACCATTTAAGTTATGTAAGTTCATTTTAGCTAGACTTATAATTACTTAAATAACTTATATGGTGAATAAATTATAAACGATCTTTTACGAATTCGATTTGAGTTTTTCCGTGCGCTTTTGGTTTTCCGTTTTCGTCAAGATTAACCATTGTAGTTTGATCGATTGTAATAATGATTTCGCGAGTCATCATATTTCGAACAGCACAAGTTAAAACTAAAGAAGTATTTCCGAATTTCACAACATCAATTCCAATTTCGACAATATCGCCTTGTCTCGCCGAACTCTTAAAATTAATCTCAGACATGTATTTCGTTACTATTCTGGTGTTTTCTAATTGAATAATCGTGTACAACGCCAGTTCTTCGTCGATCCAGGCCAATAATTTTCCGCCAAATAAAGTTCCGTTTGGATTTAAATCTTCGGGTTTAACCCATTTTCTGGTATGAAATCGCATAATTTTAGTTTAAATAAAAGTTTTTGTATTGGAATTTTTTCTAAATTTAAAGAAAAAACATGGAAGATAGAGATGCTTTTTTAAGAGAATTCAGAGGAGAAACTTTAGGAACTGTAAGCGCTCAATCTTCACCAGATGAGTTGTTTCAAAATCAAACGATTAGACCAATTTTAAAACTTCAAAACGATTTGTTTATTGCCGTTTTTATAAACTATGTAAATAAAAACAAGGCCGATTTCTATTCTTATACAGTTGAGAAAAAACTTCAGGTTATCGAAAATTCCATTCAAAAAGACATTAAGTTCAGAAATTCCCTTAAAGGAATTGTCATGGCGCTTTTTACAATTGAAGAATATGAAAATTATATTCAAAACTCGTCAAGCTTAAATAAAAGAATGATGAATTTATTAATCGAAAGATTGAAAAGTCAGGTTCAATTGTTTGAATTAGAATCGAATTCGAACTAAATATTCTAGATGGAAATAGATATTCGTTATGCTAAAAAAGGAGGTTTAGAAGCGTATAATAATGAGGAATTATTATTTTATTCAACAGTAAATCACAATCTTTTTAGCAGAAATATAAAAGTATTCAGTAACGATGATATTTTGGTTTTAGAATTAAAAATTTCAGATTTAATTTTCACAAACCATTATAAGATATTATTTCAGAATAATGATTTCATAGATCCTATCGAATGGAT
This genomic interval carries:
- a CDS encoding DEAD/DEAH box helicase, yielding MSQNTLEIEREEKKELYAYQKGDIDAIFERLDNAPSKHHLLYQLPTGGGKTVIFSEIVRRYLANNDKKVVVLTHRIELCKQTSKMLKGFGVSNKIINSKVKELPDQNDFSCFVAMVETLKNRINDEKLHLDNIGLVIIDEAHYNSFRKLLNSFKNAFILGVTATPLSSNIKLPMHQSYDELIVGDTISSLIDKGFLARATTYSYDVGLTSLKVGINGDYTVKSSDDLYTNTIMQEKLLHAYTERSLGKKTLIFNNGIHTSLYVYETFREAGYDIRHLDNTSSSEERKDILQWFKKTPDAILTSVGILTTGFDEPTVETIILNRATKSLTLYYQMIGRGSRKLPGKDEFTVIDLGNNAARFGLWSEPVNWQHIFKSPEFYLENLRDDTEIELYFKYSMPPELRAKFSKTADVTFDVDEEHKLIIKQNLRSKVVLDKSLEQHAAMCVDNTETLQEAKSLGKELDDDIECRIKRYAKCLSQCSKNYREWLVDDYKLKLVLLIGKKYREKIMNEPDE
- a CDS encoding DUF6155 family protein, with product MSKRDLKKYLGELSKEQLEEQIIELYEKFSPVKVYYDFVFNPKEDKLLQECKVKISQEYFPIKKPNSKRRPKAKMRRSVAQKYIKHFILLGVDPFVIADIMLYNIEIAQTYSSQNFVKQELFYKSMFNSFEQAVNFSISNGILSDFRERIIAVEQETIQQKWKNKYDFEAILDKID
- a CDS encoding DUF3817 domain-containing protein — its product is MLKIFKVTAILEGISYLVLFTNMLFIKTNNPELYHTLLRPLGMAHGVLFIGYVLLAFLLRKPQNWDLKTFAIIQIASLIPFGTFYIEKKYLENNA
- a CDS encoding mechanosensitive ion channel; this translates as MPNLLNKIFNFLYPLFRDWGMSRNFASYVSLVFNIAIMVVLAYAIYYMAKFVLVTLTAIFAQKTKTKFDDYLIHNKTTKYTAYLIPFFFIYKAVPIILDKYEYWETLFGKIVGIYIVLISLWIIRTIFNALRDYLKQKPEYSDKPIDSFVQVIMIVLWIFGVAMIISTLFGIKQGELLTILGTLSAIIILIFRDTILGFVSSVQVAINDMVRIGDWITMDKFGADGDVIEINLTTVKVRNFDNTITTIPTYALSSDSFQNWRGMQKSAGRRIKRHVLIKSSSIRFLTDEDLDQMKKVQLLSNYIETRQSEIVKYNDIRGVDKTLALNGRNMTNLGLFRKYIIQYLITHPGLNKEMHMMCRQLQSTAHGVPLEIYAFSSDKRWANYEYIMADIFDHVMASVEYFDLEIFELPSKIGHLD
- a CDS encoding hotdog domain-containing protein, encoding MRFHTRKWVKPEDLNPNGTLFGGKLLAWIDEELALYTIIQLENTRIVTKYMSEINFKSSARQGDIVEIGIDVVKFGNTSLVLTCAVRNMMTREIIITIDQTTMVNLDENGKPKAHGKTQIEFVKDRL
- a CDS encoding glyoxalase, which produces MEDRDAFLREFRGETLGTVSAQSSPDELFQNQTIRPILKLQNDLFIAVFINYVNKNKADFYSYTVEKKLQVIENSIQKDIKFRNSLKGIVMALFTIEEYENYIQNSSSLNKRMMNLLIERLKSQVQLFELESNSN